The DNA window AAATAAATGGATCTCTACTTTATCTGGCGTAATTAGATTCGACGGAACTAATTGGAAAATTTACAACAGTAGTAATTCTGGTTTAGTAGATAATCATGTATTGAATATCGTAATAGATACTAATCAAAATAAGTGGATTGCAACCGAAGAAGGATTAATGGTGTATGATGATACAAATTGGTCAATCATTGAAACCAGTAATTCAGGATTACCTGATCGCGAGATTAGTTGCATCGTAATTGATAACGAAGATAATAAATGGATAGGAACGGATGGTGGTTTAGCCAAATTTGATGGATCTGAGTGGGCTTCTTACACTACAAACAATTCAGCTCTTCCAATTAACTATGTAAACTGCTTGGAAATTGATAATGAAAACAATGTATGGATTGGAACCTGTAGTGGTTTAGCTAAGTTTGATGAAACTGATTGGGTTATCTACAATACAAATAATTCAGGTTTAGAAAATGATGAAATTTTGGATATAGAGATTGATGACGATGATAATAAATGGATAGGTGAATTTTTACTTAGCTTTCAAAAATTTGATAATAATAATTGGACTGGTTTTCCACTTTGGATTTATTCGAATGAATCTATTGCAATTGACGATAATCAATGTGTTTGGGTTGAATATAATGGATTGAATAAAGTAGATGGAGATAATATTACAAATTACAATTCGACAAACTCTGGTCTTCCAACTAATCAAGTAACATCAATTGCAATTGATGGTAATCAAAATGTTTGGTTAGGTAATGGTTTCGAGAGTTTTGAAGAAATATCTCTAGTTAAATTTGATGGTACAAATTGGACTGTTTATAACCAAAGTAATTCAGGATTACCCAAACATGAGATTAAGTGTATTGTATTCGATGAAGAAGATAATGTATGGTTAGGAACTAATTCAGGAATTGTTAAATACGATGGTAGTAATTGGACAATATACAATTCAGAAAACTCTGGTTTGAGCAATAATTGGATCAATTCACTTGTAATAGATAAAAATAACAATAAATGGGTCGGTACTTCTGATGGACTTTATGTTTACAAAGAAGGAGGAGTCTCAATTGATGATTGTAAAAACACTGTTCCTTCTAGTATCTCTCTCTCTCAAAACTATCCTAATCCATTCAATCCAACAACATCGATAAACTATGAGTT is part of the Candidatus Delongbacteria bacterium genome and encodes:
- a CDS encoding T9SS type A sorting domain-containing protein translates to MKSFITVLVLVVFTWILKAENPEWIQYSSGKKASSVAFEGDITWIGTNGGLVKLNQITGEMEFFNSTNSELPQNNINCIVVDNEHNKWIGLRYEGLVKFDDVNWTIYNQENSELPNNYINCIKVDSSQNKWIGTQGGMAKFDGENWEVFTQYNSGLCGKIVDDIVFDNNNNIWVGTSGGLCKYDNTNWTVYNSTNSLLPSSSINSLSFDENLDLWVTSNSFLAKYDWTDWTVYDSSNSCLPDYYIENFSIDEYQNKWISTLSGVIRFDGTNWKIYNSSNSGLVDNHVLNIVIDTNQNKWIATEEGLMVYDDTNWSIIETSNSGLPDREISCIVIDNEDNKWIGTDGGLAKFDGSEWASYTTNNSALPINYVNCLEIDNENNVWIGTCSGLAKFDETDWVIYNTNNSGLENDEILDIEIDDDDNKWIGEFLLSFQKFDNNNWTGFPLWIYSNESIAIDDNQCVWVEYNGLNKVDGDNITNYNSTNSGLPTNQVTSIAIDGNQNVWLGNGFESFEEISLVKFDGTNWTVYNQSNSGLPKHEIKCIVFDEEDNVWLGTNSGIVKYDGSNWTIYNSENSGLSNNWINSLVIDKNNNKWVGTSDGLYVYKEGGVSIDDCKNTVPSSISLSQNYPNPFNPTTSINYELKKSGYTKLTIYNTNGELVKTLVNNVQSSGQHKIEFNALGLNSGMYFYTLDVNNQRISKKMMLIK